In Octopus sinensis unplaced genomic scaffold, ASM634580v1 Contig01293, whole genome shotgun sequence, the genomic stretch ATAATCCGGAAGGACAAACACTCTCAGGTCTTTATTGGTCTCCGGATCACTGTTTACCACAACAGCCACATTGCATATCAGTTTGATGATGAGTTTTGCAATTCTGTACCCGGGAGGGGCCTTTCCCCCAATTATGACAGTCCTGGGGACGACAGTGTAGTCATCCAAACCAGCCTTGACCCGTTTGAGGCGGTTGTAGAGCGTTATTATGTGAAGGCAGCTTAGAAGGTATCGTTTACTTTCTTGAATTGGTTTGATATGCACATCAAACATGGTCGAGgggtcaattattattattattattatttaagccaaaaacagaatcaccgtcttaaccattaactaacgtgttcaggtgattccgacacttctcaacagtctagccatcttttcacgatgttcagaccgtgaccccacacactttctgtatgtacggtgaaATGCTTGTGGTCCATCTCCACGATCCCTCCCATTTGCCTCTACAAGAGACTCCAGTGTTCGATGGACAATTTTCATGTCGGTATGGTCCTTCAGTATGTTTATGGATTTTTTTTGGATTTTCTCGATTTTTAGTTGGTTCGTTGCCGCCAGGTTACAGCCCCAAGCAGCACATGCATAGCCTATTGTTGGCTCGATATACTGCTTGTAAAGGGTCTCTACCCTGGCGGACAAGTTCTCCCACAGTTCGAAAGAAAGGCTTTcacaaaattgattttctttatacAAGTTGACACGATTGATTCAACATGAGgtgagaaacagaggaaagtgtcAAACGTTACACCCAatatcttctgtgttttcttttgtggtaTTGGGACTCCATTCAGCGTGACTTCAATAATTTTCGTCCCCATCTTCCTGTTTTTCGTGTCCTTCATTTATGAAATCTGTTAGTGTGGTGAGGAAGGAGGTCGTTGACAATCCTTCCTTGAATCCATGTTGAAATGTGGATTGTGGGAGGAAAGGGCGAATATGTTTTAGAACCAGTTTTTCCAAGATTCTTGACAGCACACATATAAGGGATATTGGTCTATAGGAGCCGGGGTCGTTTTTCGGTCTTCCAGGTTTTAATATTGGCCGGATTTTTGATAGTTTCCATAAGTTCGGTATAGAGTTCGTGAATAATGATGTGTTATAGATCGTGGTTAAAGCATTTATTGAAACTGGGCCCAAGTGTTTTAGTAGAATAAGCGGAATTCCATCCGGTCCACATGAGTTTGTTTTCTTCTGATTCGAGATTGTTTCAGAcacctcttcaggaagaaaataagtCGTCGGGGGCCTTTTGGATGGCTTTGATTTTAATCTTGACTGTGAGTTCATTTTTTTATAAGGAATATGACTAATCTTGACACAGTGTTTCATAAAATTGTTTAGATTGAGCTGATATGTTTCTGTTTTACGCTCGTCAGGATTCTTTAAGCGTCTCAACATCGTCCACATGGCCGAATAGAGGCTTGTTTATTCATGGCTCTAGAGATTCGGCTGAGCTTCTTCTTTGGACTTGGTTGGTATTATTCGTAATAAGCATGTTTAGAGCCCTGATTCGATCGATGATTACTTTGGGTCGATACTTTCTTTTCTTGAGGCTGGTTCTTTCTCTGATTAATTTTTTCGTTCTTGAGTCATATTTTGAGCTCCCACTTCTTATACATGCTCTTCTGATAATCAAATTTCTTGCATCTATGATAGTTTTGTTGAAGCTTTCCACTGCCCTGTCCAAGGAAGAAAAATTCTTAGGGTGAAAGTTCTGGAGTCTTGAATCGACGTAATTTGCGAAAGCATTCCAATCTGCGTTTTCGTAATCATAGAAATAATTTGGTTTCAGTATGAGATGTGGAGAACAgttcattctcattatcattgaGTGGTGGTCACTTCGGAGATCATAGCGGACCGACCACTTGATGATAGGGGAAAGCCGAGGTGAGCAGATTGATAGATCTGGCGATGTCCTCGTGTCCTTAGAGTTGTAGGGTGTTCGAGTGTTCTTTTTCGGGTTGTTAAGGATTATTAACTTCTGCAATTGCGATATCAAAAGGTTCCTCTGGCATCGGCAGTCTGATATCTGAACCAAGCGGGATGCTTCGCGTTCAGATCTCCGCATAAGAGTAAGTTATCCAATTTATCAAGGCTTGATAGGTCAAAACGATAGCCCTTCTTGCATGAACCTGGGGGAGGTACGTAGACATTGGCGATTTCAAGTCTTCCGTAGGAGGTCATAAGTGAGATTCCAATTATTTCGGTGTTGGAGTCCTTCTTTAGGCTTGTATACGGTAAGGGATTCTCGAAATATTTTATTCCTCTTTTTATAAGGGTCAGTAGACCCCCTCCATGCTCCGACTCGCGGTCACATCGTAGTGCATCGTATCCAGCAAAAAGAGGAGTAGGGATCCGTTTCGAAAGTTTCGTCTCTTGGAGAAGACAGATATCTATTCGGTTCTCCTCCAAAAAAACTGGCAAATCGAGAATCCAAACAACTTTTTAACATAcaaagcaaatttatttttattactctaGGACATTTTTTTTGAGTCGGTCTAATATAAAGTTGAGGAACTTGTGTGCGTCGTGTTGTTGTCCCTTTGAGTAGGACACACAGTTCTCGGCTAAAAAGTCCTGGCACTGAGTCATGGTCATACCCGCACTCCACTCATCTCACTCTCCTCCACCACCAGACTGTGGAATAGTTCGCACAACACTCACTTCTTACACCATCCAAAGTAGTACGTCAGTCTCCTCACACTCAACGATGGAAATTTTAGTGTTGTTTTGTGGATGGTCGTATTGTATCAGATTAAGATACTTCTATACCATTTAAAGTTCAAAGTGGGTCTTACCAAAAGCaaagtggaacaataaaattatcattatttaacaccGATGAGGCCAACCTCTGAATTCTAGCAATTACGGTCTTGCATTAAGATGGAGTGATTATGCATAAAGAGTTAATCATGGTTTGTTATAACTTTCAGAGTCGATCCTTTATTAAAGGATCCAGATTTCAATTCATAGCAATCCAAGGGACCTGATACAATCAATGAAATGTACATTGGCACCTCGTGAACTTGTTGCAATGACATTAGCCCTTGTTTCTTTATTGAACGACCCTTTTTACGGGATATGTGGATGTTGAGATTTGTTTCAtccaattaaaaataatatcgGACTTCCACAGCTGCCTGTGATGGATAAAATTTGGCTCGATTGCTCATAAGCTTTCTGTTAGAATTAAGCATTCTCTGGAATTGAACTGCATGGTTAGTGCAGTCACACAGTCGTTCACATACAGCTCTCGTCATCATGTGGACCTCTCCCAATTTGCATGACCAACCTAACCTCCTTTGAGTATATGTTCTTTGCTCACAGTTGATTGAGTTACGGAATCTATACACATAAGCATGGACCTAAGCTTGAAAGACAATCCACGACTAATGTATTCCACTCCACACCTGTGTCGTCTACGTAGAACACGCCAATAATGAGTAGAATATGGCATTGAAGGGCTCTTCTCTCCGCAGTATAGGAGAGTACGATAACTCCACATAACGTAAACACAAATTGATCTTCCTCATTCGCTACATGGACCAACACTGAAATTTGTTAGAAATTTTTCAGAAACAGGTTTAAGATCATTTTCTGAGACAAagtttgtgtcatctgcatatatAATTTCACTTAAATTAATTCTCCAGAAATAGTTTTGAGAGCTCTCAGTAAAGCCTCGAATACGACCGGAAAGTCCCCTGAGATGTTCCAACCAACCCGTACAGTCAATTCAGTATCGGACAATAGAAAACAAATTGGgctctattatcatcatcatcaagaaaatTCTCAATTATATCCAACAATTTTTCCCGTTAAAAGTATCAAAAGCACTGGACATGTCCACACTCAGTATTATGAAATTACTCTTGACATGTGGCACATATCCATTGTGGGATCAGACTGCATCTTCGGTAGAGCGACCCCTTCTGAATCCACTTTTTCCAGGCAACAAGAAATTTAAACATCAGAGAATATCCGGCTAAGGGTTATCAGAGATAGTATCTTTCTCAATTTTCAGAGTAATATTATGTTCTTGAAGTTTTTAGTGATCTTTTGCTCTTTCAGATTCATGAAATTCCTTCACCAAGTTTCAGAGTGTCTCAAATACAATatagaaaatttttgaaatttgggTTGGCAATTTGCATCGGGCAAGTTGTCTGATCTGACTGCCCTGTTGTTTAATTTGTTGATTGCCAAGTTAGTTTTTTTAACGGGGGTCGGCAGATTCAGACTTGTTTGCTGTTTGATGATCTTGCTTATTACGTAAGAcaatttcccacaaccttaataACAAACAGTAAATAAATCTCCAAACAATGAATGCTGAAGAATGATTTGAAGCCATAAAAATTTTCTCTAaattgttaaataataaataatttattttaaagctaAATACTCGAATTTAacatatttttgtaataaaattcaAAAGTCCGTTTAATATTTAATGTTGCACGAATCGTACTCTGTCAACGTCAGCAAAATGTATTCCAATAAAAAGCAGCAATGCTCAGCAAAGCGATAAAGTTTGAACTCCCTTCCACAGTCGAGGTGGAGCGATCAGCCTTTGTCACCATCCAAGAATCCCAGCTCTTTGACCAGTCGGGGATACAAGAAAATGGACTGGCAGACATCCGAATGGTAAAAACACGGCAAACTAAGAAAGGGCTGTTACAACCCATCCATGCAATGTCGGACGTGTGGTCTGAACATTGACGAGTGTCCCGGCCATTTCGGTGTGCTAAAACCATCACTGCCAGTCCTCAATCCACGATTTTCTGGGCACATCCTGAAGACGGTCAAAAGTGTGTGCAAGATGTGTGGACACATTCTCCTGGGGAATAAAAAGACCTTCAGTCACATCAAAAAGATGGAAAAGAGTCTCAACTACCTGCAGAAGAAGACAGAGACGCACAAATTGGAGGGGAGTGAGGATATTGTCTGCCACAACTGTTTCACTGTGTGGTGTGGATTTATTGGCAGGAAAGGTCAAGAAACACACTCCTCTGAACATCCTGGAGGCTCACCTCGAGCGGATCACCTCCTACGACACAACCCGACACGTGAATGCCCTTAAAACTGCTCATTCCTCACAAAAAGTGCGCAATGCTTTGAAATGTGGGACTGCCCTCAACTCGGTCGAGCTGTTCAATATTTTGTCGAGGATATAGTGGGCGATTTGGTTGAGTTGAAGGACTTTGGACTGATTGCGGGGAATGTGAGGAGCAGGACTCGGACGGAGAACATGTATTTCCGAGCAGTGCCTCCATTCGTCCGGCTGTCACATCCTCTGACGAGTGAGTATTGGATTGACCAGTAGGAAACGGCAAGACGACCTGACAGTGAAATTAATGCACGTCATGTCCCTCAACGACTACTTTGCATACCTCAACATGACATTCATAAAGCAAatggttgtcctctctgtggatTGCAGACCATCTACCTCACATTGCAATACGAGTGTTGCATCATGATTAATATGGCCAGCATCCCCAAGGAATACAAACCACCCAAACTCGTGAGGTCATACTTCACTCGCCTGAAAGGCAAGCAAGGACGTTTTCGGGGTAACGGGAAGAGGGTGAACGGGGAGGACTGTCATATCGCCCGACCCGGAATAGACCAAGTGTCAGTCCCCCAGATATTGACGTATCCCGAGTGTGTGAGGGACACCAACATTGAGGAGAAGACTAATAGTGCGGCGGCAACACCCCTCTGCTGTGATGATTTACAAGGCGAATGGGCGATCAGTGTAGGGGGACTGTTTGACTGTAGTAATCTGCGGTACGGGGAGGTGGAACAGAGGGCGTGTGATTTGCGAGTGGGGGATAGAGTGTTGAGGCATATTAGGGGACATTGTCAATCGACAGCCCTCTCTCCACAGGGAGAGCATTCATGTGAGGACTGTCTTGACATCGTAGTTCAAGATTGGCAACCAGAGGACACTCCGATTCAACGAGTGTTGTTATACTCCCTTCAATGCTGACTTTGATGGAGAGCCTTTGACGGCAGAAATACAGGATTTCATTAGTGGTAGTCCCTCCGCTCATTACAGGCCTGTATTTGCTCACCAGGAAGGACGTGTTCTTGACGAAACCCCAAGTGGTCTCACTGTTGAATGCAATGAGGGGGTCAAGAAAGTGTCCTCCAGTCCCCCAACCCGCTATTCCGAGACCGGTGACTTTGTGGACTGGGAAGCAGATGATGAGTTACCTCCTCAGTCACCCCACTGAGTCGAATCAACACATCTCCGTCAACATCCAGGCCAAAGGGAAGAGTTATTCGGGCAATGAAGAGTTGTATGACTCGTGTTGGCAAGTAGTTTGATGGGTAGACTGCTACATTGACGACTCGGAATTGATTCCGGGCATTCTCGACAAGAACTCGCTCGGCTTGGGGagtaaaacaaacattttctacTACATCCGACGAGAGTACGGGGCTGAGACGACTGTCCAGTGTATTGCCCGTCGATTGGCTGTGGCTTTTTTGAGTATTTGGTGGTTGACACGCGCAGTGCTGAGACTTGGTTTTACTGTGAGGTTGGCGGATGTCGTGCTCAGTTCGGCCTCCAAGTAAATCAAGGACGAGTGTTCCGAATCGGGTAGGCGCTTGGGAGTGCTGCCGAGGTGGCCAACCGATGTCTTTTATACTCAAAAGTATATTTTGAATACTTTTATTATTTGGGATCGAATTTGACCAACTCTGAACTGTTTGACTTGATTACGGAAAGTAGGAACATGTCACGGAATTTGAAAAGTTTCGGAAAACAAAAATCCACATCAATTACTACCGCAAAGAGACTGGCCGACGTGCAGACTTTTAGTTTTTCGTAGATTTTGGGAGATGAGATGACAAGTCTGGCTGGACTGAACTGTCGTTATGTGATATCGCGGTATTGGTGTCATATTGTCAGAGATTACACGTTCGGGTCATTTCACGTGGTTTTTCCATTTAATTACAACTTTGATGCCTGTTTTGTGGCGGTAGTTATTATTGTGAGTGTTCAGTTGAAGGACGCCTTTAAAATAATGTGGATTGTCCACAAAAAGTTGAGAAATGTCCCCGATCAGCCCCGACGTTGATGAGTGACTTGAATATCAGCATAAATGTGCGAGTCCTTATCATTCCCAGCACTTTTCTGTGGTATTCGAGGACGACCCATTCGAGAACAGGATATTGAGCAACTTCAGAGTAGGGAATAAGTCATATTCAGTTACTGAGTGATGAGTTTTGTGGAAAAGGTGCAGAGATCAGTCATTCTGGAAAAACAACTGCAGGAAATGGGGGCAAGCATGTCGAGTGAGTGTTGTGTGTCATAAAAGTCGACAAAATGGATGAATTGTACGCCACAGTGGAGCAAAGGAATTCCTCCGCGTACATTGAGCGGGTGGGGATTCACCGTCGGCAACAAGAAGGGATCAAAACCCTTTGTCAGATCAGTCTGGAGGGGGTCTCTTTCAAAGCCCTGTCAGACCCCTCCGTTTTTGGGGAGGACAATATTCTGTGGTTTATGAAGCGAGTGGAGCCTGAATGGTGGATTGTGTGAGTGAGGAGTAGTTTTGACGGTGGGGAGACATCATTCAGCACTCTCTTTTGTCGTTATGTCATTTTTGAGTTTGACGAAATGAGGAGTGCTCTCCGGGACTATTCCGTGCCCCTTATCGTCTGGAATAATTGTCGATTTTGGGGACTGTTGAGAGGGGCAGAACTGACGGGGACATATTTGAGTAGATTAGTGTGCCTACTGGTAGAGCAAGTCGTCATTCCATTCGGGGATTTCGAGATTCGAAAGTCACTGTGCCCCCTCAAGTATTTCTACGACCTCAATTTGAGTATTTGTATACGTGGATGGCAGAGTCGGGGCAAGTGAGAGTGGCCTACGGACCCAGCATCGAGCCTTGGCTCTAATTTTTCCACTGCCTTGACTTGATAACGTCGCCCAGTCGAGATTGCAGTCCCAAGTTGAGTTGGTTCGACATGTTCCGCTACGTTCTTCACGGAAATTGGAGAGCCCGACTAAAGTTATCGTTGATGTACCGCCTTACGAATGACCCATACAACTCGACTGAGTTCATCGAGTGGTCCTGGGAGTCTCTCGTGTTTGAGAACACATTGGTTACTCTCATCAGTTCATGGCAGGGAAGTTTGTGTTGAACGGAGACTTGCAAATAAACTGCAAGACTGCCTCGAATTATGACGATTATCGACTGGTGCATATTCCGAATGCCTGCTTTGAGTGGTAGGGCCAAAGTCTCCTGGATATGTCCTGGTGATGCTTACTCTCATTTCACGGTGATTCCAATCCACCGGAAGTACGTCGTAGATGTTTTGGTGAGAATATTTGAGTGATGCAGACACACGACACATTTCGGGCTTTCAGGTCGAGTGGGATGGATGTCAAGTTGAGTATTTCGAGTAATGTTTCTCTCTCGTCTCTCAAATtctattcggggtcgattaattggATATTCGACATTATTGCTGTCCTCACTTGACCACCTGTAGACCACAATCCAACAACTCACCCGTCCGATCCGCCTGAGTCCTCTCTTTGGACGACCATTCTACAAAAGAATACAACTTTCTCGCCATTTCAGGTGATATATTCCACTATGAGTAGAGAGTTTAACATTGCTATGAATCTGGACAGTTTTGTGATTGAATACTGGATGACGGGGAAATGGTGGATGGGTACAACTAAAGTGGGTTCCGTGTCCTTGGACAGTTGCCTGACTACTCTGTCCTCCCCCTCCAAGGGAATG encodes the following:
- the LOC115227030 gene encoding glycogen phosphorylase, liver form-like; amino-acid sequence: IDPSTMFDVHIKPIQESKRYLLSCLHIITLYNRLKRVKAGLDDYTVVPRTVIIGGKAPPGYRIAKLIIKLICNVAVVVNSDPETNKDLRVFVLPDYKKSFVEKMVPAADLSEKLSLSGTEASGTGNMKFMVGQLIYCQLNVAVTLGTFDGPNVEMAEQVGMENIFIFGMTIHKVKKNYSSGYF